One window from the genome of Spirochaetaceae bacterium encodes:
- a CDS encoding polynucleotide adenylyltransferase PcnB: protein MLKRYRRSVDGATRATANVYLPSEHGIRGSTIDSGAAAICQRLTRAGHEAYIVGGALRDLLTGRDPKDFDVATSARPRQITALFRGARIIGRRFKLVHVPSGRRVFEVATFRAADTSTANRYGTVDQDAFRRDFSFNALYYAPRSERLIDYVGGFDDIQRRALRTVGAPEESFREDPVRMIRAVKYARLVGFSMERRYRVLIGRYAARLTECSAERLTEELVKILSCGRAAEILDSAHDLGLFAVLLPQLAGQAGPRLDGSAVGRRLTALDEQVADGTASGRRLRVLMFSALLSDVAAGDDSWRFEERPVKGLAQRLRAAMEPLVLPQVDALRVAERLQRTARS from the coding sequence TTGCTCAAGCGATATCGAAGATCCGTCGATGGCGCCACACGCGCCACCGCCAACGTCTACCTGCCGAGTGAGCATGGCATTCGCGGCTCCACCATAGACTCGGGGGCGGCCGCGATCTGCCAGCGGCTGACGCGCGCCGGCCACGAGGCATACATCGTCGGCGGTGCGCTGCGCGATCTGCTGACCGGGCGCGACCCGAAGGACTTCGACGTGGCAACCAGCGCCCGCCCGCGGCAGATCACCGCGCTGTTTCGCGGCGCGCGCATCATCGGACGCCGGTTCAAGCTGGTGCACGTGCCGTCGGGGCGGCGGGTGTTCGAGGTAGCCACGTTCCGCGCCGCGGATACCTCCACCGCCAATCGCTACGGCACCGTGGACCAGGACGCGTTCCGGCGCGACTTCAGCTTCAACGCGCTCTACTACGCGCCGCGCAGCGAGCGGCTTATCGACTACGTGGGCGGGTTCGACGACATCCAGCGGCGCGCACTGCGCACCGTGGGCGCCCCGGAGGAGTCGTTCCGGGAGGACCCGGTGCGGATGATCCGGGCGGTCAAGTACGCCCGCCTCGTCGGCTTCTCCATGGAGCGGCGCTACCGGGTGCTGATCGGCCGGTACGCCGCGCGTCTCACCGAGTGCTCGGCGGAGCGGTTGACCGAAGAGCTGGTCAAGATCCTGTCCTGCGGCCGGGCCGCGGAGATTCTCGATTCCGCCCATGATCTGGGGTTGTTCGCCGTGCTGTTGCCGCAACTGGCCGGCCAGGCGGGGCCGCGGCTGGACGGGTCCGCGGTCGGCCGGCGCCTGACGGCGCTGGACGAACAGGTCGCCGACGGCACGGCGAGCGGGCGCCGGCTGCGCGTCCTGATGTTCAGCGCGTTGCTGAGCGACGTGGCGGCCGGTGACGACTCCTGGCGGTTCGAGGAGCGCCCGGTCAAGGGGTTGGCGCAACGGTTGCGCGCGGCGATGGAGCCGCTGGTGCTGCCGCAGGTGGACGCGCTGCGGGTGGCGGAGCGCCTGCAGAGAACCGCACGGAGCTGA